The DNA region TggaataagaataaataaataaataaataaataaataaattgagagagagagagagagagagacagacagacagacacagagagtTTCTGGTCAGAAGTAACACAGGAGGGAACATAACTTACTCCTGCTTGTACAATGAAATTTCCATGCCAATTATATTTCTGGGATCTAAGTACTCAAAAATGAGAGTAAGCAGACACTTTCAGTGAAGCTAAAGAACTCAATATTCTATTACACTGACCAAAATTATACCTACTGGACGGTTTAGATGAGTGAGTTGCAACACTGAAAAACTTTGATTTGAACCAACAACCTTACTTATGCTATAaaagagagaggtttttttggtGCCAAATTATATCAGAGTGAACGCTTTTTGATTTCATGATGTACCAACTTGAGAAGTCTAGGAATCAAATAAATTCAAGTTCAGGTTTTGATCAGACAGAACCATATAAACGGAGATCTCTGTGACCCACATTGAACTCATTGCAAAGAGTAATCTTGTACAGGAAGATCTGCTCTTaaatttgaaaatacatattACAATTCTTACCTGAAGAGCATAAAAACCGTAGCTGGCATCAGGAAAATTTCATTGCAAGCAATGAATTTTAGAATATTCTGTTGATTAGCATTCAGTTTCTCCAAAAGATTTCTCAGAAAGGGCAGACTATTTGAACTTCGTgcctttaaggaagaaaaaaaattgccagaAAACATATAAGTTACACAAATCTTCTAtagcagaaaaatcaaaatactaaCAAGTAGCAGTTATGACTCTTCTCAGCATTTTAAGACTAGCTCCCTAGGGATTAAAATTAGTATCCCAAACAACTCTATTGAAAGTGTCATTAACAATCTAAGGAACTATAATtgcataaaattaaattaaaaacatgaagTCTTGCAAATCCCTCATGTACATATTTTAGGTTCAACTGCATATGCGTCCAGCCTTATTCTGTCCAGCCTTATTCTGTCCAGCTGTGGTTGCAAGATATCCCAGTTCGGAATATCAGAGGTTAGAACTAAAGAGCTGCAGAAGACTCTGTGCCTGAGCAGCAGCTCCACCTGGCAAATATCTCCTCCACTGCAGCTAAAAGAATCCATAGGTGCAACTCTCAAACCTGTTATAAAACCCAAGCACACCATAGTATTAATCAGTATTTTATATCATACTTACATCAAGAACCTTCTTTGTATATGTGGCAGCATGAAGCAAAGAAAACAGTAGAACTGGGAAAATACTCACTGCAGCAAGTGATAAGGAAAATTATAAACTGCTGAAGTgcttcacttccccccccccaacacacacactgaTGTTACAATAACACGCAGTTTGTTGGCTCTTTACAGGAGGTTGGCCAGAATCAGCTATACTGGATTAAGACATGCATATATATAATGATTCTGTAGCTGTTCCCTTTGCTTCTTGCATCTTTTCTTagctatatatttttattcattttaaagtgTGCACATGCATATGCAAAAGTACAAAATACAATCGTGTATAAGGTCAAATTGTATTTCTAGAGAAATACATTCTTTCTGCATGGAAGAAGTATACAAGCTTAGTAATTAAAATCTATCATACAGACTTAGTCATCATAATATTCTTATTAACAGATGTTACAGATTGCGTTTCTTCAAAGAACATGCAGTTGCCATCAATTCAGATTTTAGACAGCAAGATTCATGTGGTAGTCATTTTAAGAGTAGGACATTAAACTAAGCACAGATAAAGAGAAGTGAGTTCTTAAATACCATCTTTGACAAACCATGGGAATAAGCCCCTTTTTCAGactttatctgtttaaaaaactgttatctgaaaaaaaaaaaaagcttactacTGAATAGTTGTCTCTCTACATGACATACGTCCTACTTATAGTAAGGAGTTATATAAATACTGTAGTAAGGAATTAAAATTAACAACTGCTATTAAAGTATCACATATGATCACTAGTCATAAAACCCATTGCACTTAAatcctggaaaaagaaaataccagGAGCCAGAGGCTGCAATGCGCTAGTTATAGAGATGATTAACCTGAATATGGCTCAATCAACATAAGCAGCTCCTATTTTACACAGAGTAGGCTCTATGAATAGTAAGTGTGTTTTAGTTTAAACTGCTTTTTCAAATTATGGCACAGATAATGAAAGGAATGAagtttttaagatatttttaaaatttaccaGGACGACACTTTGGTAAAGGATACTTGTAACAGGGTAGGAATTAACAAAGATAAGAGAGTACAATAGGTAGTGGCAGCTGTCCTCCAACAAAGCCTGGGCCAGAAATGCCCTGCTAAGCTGAAAGTGCGGTAGCCTTTGGTGTAGTCGCAGGGCACTGGTTAGAGCATTTGCCAGCAAGGCACGCTGATAAAAACTTGCTGCTTCATGCAACCTGCAAATTACCAGAGGAGATGTTACCATAAAAACCAAGTCTCTGCTTAGGGGACATTCACTCTTGAGAATTGCATCACAATTGCACAACATCTGAGGCTTTTTCCACTATAATACTATTACCAAAATAACCTCAAAAACTACTAACACTGACTTACTGCATGATGCCAAAGGTAAAACGGTGTACTATTCCATaaccacaccaaaaaaaaagccacataacTGCCTCCACAGTTGTTCAACGTGTTTTCCAAACATATCTAAAGGTGTTTTAAACCAATCTAAAAATCTGTAAACTGTTCTCACAGAAAGCATCGAGTAAACTGAATATCCATTCATTCTTACATAAAAAACAACTCCAAGAAAAAGAAGTGTAGTTGCTTTGCAagtttttaaatgttgttttacaATATTACAATACATACCCTAGAAGAGGCAGGACAAATAAAGCTGAGCAGTAAACAGTGAACAAGCGGGAAATCCACATTGCTGTATCCAACTTGTTAGCCATCAGAAATTGCTACATTtgaagagagggggggaaaaaaaaaaagccaacctccATCAGAAGTTAGTATCTTAATATTTGCCTACATTCAACCCTCCTCCCTTACTCAATTTCAACTCTCTCTCCAACTTTGAATATAATCAAATGATAGCTTGAAGCAAAGAGCATCTTTTGGTTTTGTGTGATACCCAGTTCATAAGATGTTACTATGAAAATCAAAAATAGCTAGGCTGTGTCAAAATCAAAAAGCTCCCTTGTACATTATGACCAAATATAGTGTTAGAACCTTTTATGGAGATATTTTTTCTATATAGATGCACCTCACTAGACAGCCATGCAACTTATGCAAGCTCTTTAGCCCTACTGACTTCTGTCTCTATTGCTGCGAGGCTCCTTTCAGAACACACTTCACATACATGAGGCTAAAGACTCCATACAGGACTTCTTacggaagagggaaaaagaggaggtcagtTAACATTCACATAACTATACCAGAAAAAAAGGCATAGTTTTGGCCTACATATTCTTAGTGGGAGGGGCTTTGAACAGTGATCTAGACTGCCTCCTGTTGTTGAACTCTGGTTAACCACAGTCCTTTTCACTCCTGATAAACCCACAGGTACCAAAAAGACTCTAAAAACGCACAGCACACAGCATGCTTTTAAGCTATTATGTCCCTAAGAGAGGCATCCAAACACAGCCTTTCAGCTGGAAAAAGTTCAAAAGCGTGGCTTGAATTTGAACCAGCTTTTGAAGACTGCTCTTCCCTCTATGCCCCTAGAGGCTTTTTAAGAGAGCCAGAAATTAACTGAATAATTAAACTGCAACGATCTTCCTATCATTACCCATTCACTTATTTGCGCAGTATAACCAGCGACGCACAACTACCGCCACCCTAGACTAGTTCCAGCTGAGACTGCGCCGCGCACACCGGCGAGCAGCGCGGGACCGCCCTCCCCGCCGACACCTCCGCCCCCAGCGGCGCCGGgcccagccccgcgcccgccgcagccccgcgccgccacaccggcccggccgggcccggccgcccagcgcagccggccccgcggccggccccAGCGGCGGAAGGCGCTGCTGCCCGCTTCCGCCCGCCCCAGGGCCCCGCGGCTCCTCACcaccgctccgccgccgccgccctgcacGGGCCCGTTCTGCGTGGAGTCCGCcatggccgcgccgcgccgcaccgcacctgCGGGGAGAGAAGGCGCCTCAGACGGGGACGGGGCTGCCACCGGCGCTGGCGGCGAGGCCCCGCCGCGCGCGACCCACCGCGAGCGGCAGCCCCGCGCCAGCAACAAGCGCCCACGCACCGAGCTC from Apteryx mantelli isolate bAptMan1 chromosome 5, bAptMan1.hap1, whole genome shotgun sequence includes:
- the TMEM33 gene encoding transmembrane protein 33 isoform X1, translating into MADSTQNGPVQGGGGGAVQFLMANKLDTAMWISRLFTVYCSALFVLPLLGLHEAASFYQRALLANALTSALRLHQRLPHFQLSRAFLAQALLEDSCHYLLYSLIFVNSYPVTMSIFPVLLFSLLHAATYTKKVLDARSSNSLPFLRNLLEKLNANQQNILKFIACNEIFLMPATVFMLFSGQGSLLQPFIYYRFLTLRYSSRRNPYCRTLFTELRIVVEHLIMKPSCPVFVRRLCLSSISFISRLAPTVA
- the TMEM33 gene encoding transmembrane protein 33 isoform X2, which produces MANKLDTAMWISRLFTVYCSALFVLPLLGLHEAASFYQRALLANALTSALRLHQRLPHFQLSRAFLAQALLEDSCHYLLYSLIFVNSYPVTMSIFPVLLFSLLHAATYTKKVLDARSSNSLPFLRNLLEKLNANQQNILKFIACNEIFLMPATVFMLFSGQGSLLQPFIYYRFLTLRYSSRRNPYCRTLFTELRIVVEHLIMKPSCPVFVRRLCLSSISFISRLAPTVA